Part of the Apilactobacillus apisilvae genome is shown below.
GCAGCATGGGATTGCATAAAGTAAGCATTAGAATAAAGCAAAATCTTACGTTGTCCGACTAATGGACGTAAAGCATTAACCCAAGCTTTAGTTGCATTATTAGTTCCTCCCGAAGTAACCGTCTGTGCTTCATAATCATTTACATAAAAGCGAGCATTGGGAGCTCTTTTATATAAAGTTCGAGCTTCATCGGCAGCATCTGAAGGACTATCATATTGACTAAATGAATATACTCCATATGGAATCCCATATTGATTTAACAAATCACGATTATGTTGAAATGTTTTATCTGCATATTGACTACCATATTGAACTCGCAAAATAACAAAAGGAACTTCTCCTTTTAATTGTTGCACCTGAGCATCAGTAAAATTGTGTTGCCATTCAGATAAATCATAAATAGTGTTATTTGTGTTAGCATCATTAACTGATGCAGCATGAACATTATTTCTAGTTGAACTAAATGTAACCATTAATAATGTAAATGCTATAAAAGTTAAAACAAAATTTTTAATTTTCATACCTTGATAGCGAGTCTTATATAAAATAAAACTCTATATCTTTAACACCTCCCTCCTATATTTTAATCTTAATTGTAACAAAGAGGACGCAAAAAGATAGGGGGATTCAGTTTAAGTTTTCATTACAAATATTAGATATTTATATTAACGACAAATACCGTCCCCGTAGGATGATTATCACGCACTAAAATCTTGCCGTGATGCTGATCAACAATCCATTTAGCAATCGATAATCCTAATCCATTTCCACCTGTTTTAGAATTTCTGGATTTATCGGTTCGATAAAAACGATCAAAAATACGTTTTTTATCATCATCTGAAATACCGTTACCAGTGTCTGAAATTAGCATTTTTAAATTATTATGCGTGTTGCTGATTTTAACGCTGACACTACCACCCTGTGGAGTATACTTAATAGCATTATCCATCAAAATTACAAATAGTTGTCTAAATAAATCAGTATCAATATTACCAATTCCATCGACTTGAATATCAGTTAATAGAACCTTCTTTTGACTATCCGTAATTTCAAAAAAGGGCTTAATCATATTATTAAAAAATGGCTTTAAGGTAATCTTTTGTTTCTTCGACTGAATAATATTTGAATCGGATCTAGCTAAAGTCAGCAAACGTTGCGTTAAAGTCTTCAAATGTTTAGATTCATCCAAAGTTGTTGAGATTGGTTCAATTTGTTCAATTACTTTATCGTTAGGTTTAGTTAACAAATACTCCATTTGATTTTGAATAACTGTTAATGGTGTTCTTAATTCATGAGCTGCATTTGCACTAAACTCTTTTTGCTTATGCCATGATTTAATAATTGGCTTCATACTAGATTTAGATAAGTAGTAAGCAATTAATATTGCAATAATCCAAAAGAACAATAATGTAATAATTAACGACTCAACAAAACTATGCAAAGCTAGCAAATCTGAATCAGTATTTTGTAAAATTAATACATACTTTCCTGCATATGCTGGATTTTCGTTATCTTGGTCGACTTTAATAAGTAATGAACGAAAATGCGTTGTAAAATCATTAGATATCAAAGTTAAATCCTGTGCTTTATTTATCTTAAAACGATCTAAAGTTAGTCGACTTAATAAACCATAAGAACGTTGTCCCAACATATTTTTATTTAGAATTTTGCCACTTTTATCAAAAACAATAATGTTAGTTTGAAAAGCTGCATTCTTATCAGGTGTTATTGGTGTTGGGTTATTCTGTGGCTGAATTGATAACGGGCCCTGATGAACATTACGTTCAATATGTTTTTTTTGACTATATAAACCAGCATCAATATTTGAATAAATAGAATTTTGAAAGAAAAAATAAACAATAAAACCTAAAAGAGAAAATAAAATTGCAAAACCAATTAATTCTTTAATAAATAATTTAAGTTGTTGTTTATGTTCAAGTAATCTTTCTTTCACTATTCTTCACCCTCTAGCATGTAACCAACATTACGCAAAGTTTTAATTGGATTCTCTCCAGAAATTTGTTTAATCTTTTTCCTTAAGTTGCTCATATAAACTTCAACGACTGTTAATGATGTTTCAGAATCAAATCCCCATAATCGATCAAAAATTTGATCCTTAGTAATTATGGTTGAAGGATTTTGTAAAAAGTAAACTAATAAATCGTATTCTTTCCCATTAAGCATTAATTTTTGGCCTTGGTACTCAACTTCATGTCGACTTAATTCAATCACAAAATCAGCATATTTTAATTGATTATTATTACCAATTCGACCCGTTCTTTTCAATAAAGCTTTAACTCGCATGATTAATTCTTCTCGATGAAATGGCTTTGTTAAGTAGTCATCTGCCCCTAGTTCAAAACCATGAACCTTGTCAGCTAAAGTGTCTTTAGCCGTCAAAACCAACACTGGCATATCAATTTCATCAACTGTTCGCCAATGTTTCAAAATATCATATCCACCAATTTCAGGTAACATTAAATCTAATATGGCGACATCATAAATACCTTCTTGGCCTAGCATTTGTCCATCAAAACCATCATTAACAACTTTAGTTTTTCCTAATGGTTGTAAAAATTTTTCAACACTATTAGCAAGTGCTTCATCATCTTCAACAATTAGAATATTTAAATCTTCCATGTAAACACCTCATTTTAAGTTTAATTTATGATTAATTTAAGTTTAGTTTAGGTTTCTTAAACTAGACTTAAAGCATTCTAAAAGAAAGGAAAGCCCATTAAGATGAAATCGATTAAACAATTTTTTAAGTTTGGAATCATTGGTATCATAAATACATTATTAACTTATCTAATTTATACAATATTATGGAAACCAACTTCACCAACAATCGCAATGGCAATTGGATATGGATTAACATCCCTCATTGGTTTAACCATAAATAAAATATGGGTATTTAAATCTACCAATAATTTAAGTCATATTGCAGCTAAATACTATGCCACTTATTTGTTCACTTGGTTATTAAGTATCACTAGCACTAACTTAATTAGTAGTTATTCCAATCTAAACAAGCAATTAATTCCAATTATAGCTTTAATTATTACAATACCGACAAATTTTGTCTTAAGCAAATATTGGGTCTTTTCTAAATCTAAATTTAAGGAGGCGTCGTAATGAAAAAGAAATTTAAAATCGATTGGATATTAACAGTCATTTTAGTCGTTGCTTTAGTTTTATATGGCTATGGTACTTGGAAAACTGGCTCCGCCAATGATTTTTACACATCTGCCATTACAAGTATGACGCAAAGTTTTAAAAATTTCTGGTATGCCAGTTTTGATCCAGCAGGATATATAACGGTTGATAAGCCACCGGTTGCATTATGGTTTATGGCAATTTCAGCAAAAATATTGGGTGTTTCTAATTTTAGTGTCGTTTTACCATCAGTTTTATTCGGTGTCGGTTCGGTATATTTAATGTATCGACTAATCAAGCCCAAGTTTGGTGTCACTGCCGGACGAATTGCAGCTTTGGTAATTACAATCACTCCCATTTTTGTTGCTGATTCAAGAACTAATAATATGGATACTACTTTGGTTTACTTCCTATTATTATCAATTTGGATGTTGCAAAAAGCTGTTGATAAAAAGAATCTATTTTGGTTAATGGGCAGTTTTGCGACGATTGGTTTTTCTTTCAACATTAAAATGCTCCAAGCATTCATGATTGTCCCAGCAATGCTACTTTTTTACTGGTTATCAAGTCAACAAACATGGAAGAAAAAAATTTTTCATACATCCCTCGCCATGATTTCATTAATTGTATTAACACTTTCATGGCCATTATCAGTCGACATGACATCAGCCAATAATCGTCCATATGAAGGTGGTTCTCAACACAATTCCGTTATGGAATTAGCTTTTGGATATAACGGAACGCAAAGACTTCTCGGTCAAACAACTGGAACTGGTGGTGCTTTTGGTGGAATGGGTAATAAAAATTCCAAAAATGGTAAAACTAGTCAACCCAGCCAAAACAAATCGAGAAATAAACAAATGCCGCCTAATATTGGTAAAAACAATAGAATGAAAATGCCTACTAATGGCAAACGTCCTGGTAATATGAAACAAGGTCATGGTGGGATGAATGGCGGCGGTGGTGCCTTCAATATTGGGACTGCCGGTCCACTAAGATTATTCCAATCATCATTAGGTCCACAAATTAGTTGGCTACTACCATTTGCAATTATTGGGATGATTGCTGCATTTATCGTTTATGCAGACCCTAGAAGAAAATGGTATCAATTCACTAAAAAGCAAAAACAGGTGGTTTTATGGACTGGTTGGCTAATACCAGTTGCTGGTTTCTTCTCAGTTGCTAGCTTCTTCCATCCCTACTACACCATTATGTTAGCTCCAGCAATCGCTGCTTTAAGTGGAATTGGTCTTGTTGCAATGCTAAAAGCATTAAAATTATTCAATAATAAAGACTTAAGATTCTATTTGTTACCCACAGCAATTATTACCACCGCTGGTCTCCAGGCATGGTATGTATCAAGTTACTACATTTGGTTAAGTGTTTTAATTTTAATTGTTGGGATTACCACTAGCATAGGCATCATATTTATTAGATCTAAAAAAGCAATTAAATCACTAATTATTGCTGGCCTAATATCAATTGCAGTAGCACCTAGTTTCTGGTCATTAACCCCTACTTTAGCTAAAGAATCGGCGGCTATTCCGACTGCTGGACCTGATTTATTAAGTGGTGGCAACAACGGTGGTGGTATTGGCAGTGGCTCTGTAAATAACCAACTATTAAGTTATTTACAAAAGAACCAAGGAAACGCTAAGTATCTATTTGCTACCGCTGATTCTGGCACCGCAGCTCCTTATATTATCAAAACCAAGCAATCCGTTATGGCAATGGGTGGTTTTAATGGGACTGATCCTGCGATGTCATTAAGTAAATTTAAAAAACTAGTTAAATCTGGTCAAATTAAATATTATCTAGACGCAGGTAAATCAGGATCTGGTAACAACACAATTGTGAACTGGATTAAAAAACATGCTAAAAAGGTTAATGCCAATAAATATGGTGGAAATCAAAATTCAAATGCTCAAAAGATGCCTGGCAATATGAAATCAGGTAATCTACCTAATAATAAACGTTCTAATATGATGGGTGGTCCTCAAAACAGTGGTAACACTTTATACGACCTATCAAATATTTATAAATAATTTGATTGGAGGTGGCTAAAATGGAGACTAATCAAGAACTAATTTCCATTGTTCTTCCGGTATTTAACGAAGAGTCTGGTATTCAAAATACAATTGAAATTTTACAAAGATTTATTGCATATCAACCCGAAAAATATGAATTAATTTTTGTTGATGATGGTTCAAAAGATAAAAGCGCTGATATTATAAAAAAACAAAAGGAAAAATACCCAACTATTAAGTTAATTGAATTTTCAAGAAATTTTGGTCATCAGCTCGCTATTACTGCTGGAATTAAGTATGCTAAAGGTAATGCAGTTATTGTAATGGATGCTGACTTACAGGATCCCCCTTCAGTCATTCCTAATATGATTAAAAAATGGCATGATGGATATGATGTTGTTTATGGAAAAAGGCTGGTTCGTGAAGGTGAAAGTATTTTTAAAAAATTCACTGCCAAAATGTTTTATCGACTAATGAAAAGTATTTCAAATATTGAAATACCATTAGATACCGGTGACTTTAGGTTGATGGATGCTAAAGTAGTCAAAGAACTGAATAAGTTAAAAGAACCTGAACCTTTTGTAAGAGGCTTAGTCAGTTGGGTGGGCTTCAAACAAACTTCGGTTCAGTATGAACGTCAAGAAAGGACTGCTGGTGAATCTAAATACCCATTATCTAAGATGATACGACTAGCCAGTGATGGAATTACATCATTTTCAGCCGTCCCATTAAAAATAATGAATTATGCTAGTATTTTTAGTATTTTAATTGGTTTTATTTATGGATTAGTAAAAATATTTAATCACTTTAGTTCAGTTGATTTTGCTACATGTTCAATGTTTATTCTAAGTGGGATTATTATGTTTGGCTTAGGCACTGTTGGTAATTATCTGTTTAGAACTTTCGATGCATCTAAACAGCGCCCCCAATATATAATTGCTAATCGCTATGGCTTTGATTATGAGAAAAATAAAAAATATTTAAAAACTCTAAAACAAAATAATGGCTAAATTAAAGGGATGCTTTTAAGCATCCCTTTTATAATTGGTAAAGCTTGCTATACTAGGAATAGCAAGCTTTTTTTGATAAACTAGAAAATAATAATTAACTAGAAAGAGTAATCTTTGTGAAAATTTTAAATATAATCAGAAGATGTTTATGTATTTTAATCTTTATAAGCATGCTAACTGGGATCATTGAATTTAAAGTTAGCCCATTTAATTTATGGATAACCCAACTTCTATCGATTTTTACTAGTGTTTGTTTAATATATGTAATCTTGCCTAGCAATGAACGCAAATTTTTAAAAACAATTATTTTTAATATAACTGGACGTAAAAATTTCACTTTTAAAGTTAAATATAATCAATCAACCAACTTAAAATATGATGATAACAATACATCAAGATTAAAAAGAAATGTTTTTTTTGAAAAATCGAACCAATATAATCAAAAAATTTCAGAATTGATAAATACTAAACAAAAATTGGAAGAAAATATTGAATCAATGAATGCTTATAAAAATAAGTTAAATCAGGAAGTCACTAAAATTAATAGTGTCTATCAAGAACTACATATTTTACAAGAGCAAAAAAAACAAAATATTGATGAAATAAGTAAACTAAAAGAACAAAAAATAAACATTCAAAAAAGTACTGAATATCATGAATTTATAGAATATAAAGCAAAAAATGAATTAAAAAACATTGATGAACTAGACGGTTATCAATTCGAAAAATATACTTATAACTTACTTAATAAATTAGGTTTTCAACAAATTAAAATAACTAAAGGCAGTAACGACTACGGAATTGACATTTTAGCGAAAAATGGAGAAACCAGTTATGGCTTTCAATGTAAATTATATTCTTCCCCAATTGGTATCAAGGCAATTCAAGAAGTTAGTGCTGGAATTGAATATTATAAGTGTAAAAAAGCAGTTGTAATAACTAACAGTTATTTCACGCCAAACGCAATCACTGCTGGTAAAGCATTAGAAGTAGATTTATGGAATCGTGATAAGTTATTAGAATTACTAAAAGAAATAAATGAGTAAAGAAAAAGAGCAGCCCAAGGGCTACTCTTTTACTGCTTAATGAGTTACTTAATCTATTTTATGTGATTTTGACAATTATTTAAACCATTTTAGTCATTTTATTTTTTAAACTGACGCATTTTTTCTGCTAAATGGACTTCATGAACCACGAATTCATGCGTTTTACAGATATAATCATTGGATCGACCAATTTTTGCAATATATCCATTAATATAATCAACTTCAGTATTACGCCCTTTTGAAAAATCTTGATACATTGATGGATAATGATATTTTAGTGCATGACAACTATCAATAACTAATTGAACATTTGATTGTCGAGTTCCTAACAATGGAATATTAGCCCTTTCACAAGCATCAAATGACTCATTGAATAGTTGACGAGCCATATCCGGAACTCCTTCATATTGAATCAATTCACCCATTCTAATTTCAAACATCGTACATAATGTATTTACAACAGCATTAAAAATAACCTTAGTCATACACATTCCCAACCATTCATCAGCCATGACTGGTCCTAAAGTTGCTCTATCAAAATCATTAAAAATACTTTTAGTAGTATCGTTTAGAGAATAATTCTTATAAGGAGCCATATGCATTGCTTCACTATTTTTAGGCCCCATAAAATCAACATCCCCAGGACCATTTAAAACTGTTGCAATCATTGCAGTTCCTGTAACGATATGATTTTCATCAAAATATTGATCTATTTTTTCAAAATGCCCCATTCCATTCATTGCAGAAAAAACATATTGATCTTTATGAAAAAGACCTGCCTTCGAATCTCTTTCTAATTCTTCTGATAATTGCATTTGTTTCTTAAATATAATCCAAACATCAGGATGTCCCGAATATTCCTCAGGATAATACATATTAATCGGAATTAATTTTTTATTTTGATGATCTCTAGATACATAAACTCCACCTTGACTCTTTACCTTTTCAACATTGGGTTTCCAAGTATCAATAAAATCAACTTCTACATTAGCATTTTCTTTAAGCAAAATCCCGTATCGATACCCCATTGCTCCAGCACCAATTACTCCATATTTCATATGTATCACTCCTTGTTTCATTGTTATTATAATTAAATTTATTACTACAATTAGAATAAGTCAATCTTATTTTAATCCAATTTTAATATTTCTAAAGTCCTTTGATTATCAAATCACTTAAAAAATGCCTTAATAACAGGTATAATATAGATAGTGTAATAAAATTTACATATATTTTATATTAAGAAACGGGGAATGTTCTGTTGGATAGTGGTGCATTAGCATTTCAAATCATCATTGTTTTAATCGCATTCTTCTTCGCTGCATTCTTTGTTGCGTGTGAATTCGCATTAGTACAAACACGTTATAGTATGTTGGAAGAAGAAGAAGAAACTAAAGGAAAATCCAAAAAGTTATCTCGTGAAATGTTCATGATAACTAATTTAAATGATTATTTATCTACAACTCAAGTGGGAGTTTCACTTAGTGGGATTATTATGGGTTGGATTGGTGAAGCATTATTTGTTGATGGATTATTTAGCTTATTAGAAATCGATCCAAATTTCATTAATCCTGGTACTGCTCATGCTATTGGTAGTATTGTTGGTGTTTTAATTTTAACTTATCTAGAAGTTGTCTTTACTGAAGTAGTTCCTAAAAACATTAGTATTGCAATGCCTAGAAGAATTTTAGGATTAATCGTTACCCCATTACATTACTTCCATAAGGTATTTTATCCTGGCGTTTGGGCAATTAATATTACTGCTGCCGGAGTAGTAAAATTGATGGGGCTTAAAATGACTGATGAAAGTGATGAATCAATGTCACAAGCAGAAATCCTAAACATTTCTAAAGATGCAGTTAAAAATGGTGCGCTTGAAAAATATGATTACTTGTACATGCAACGAGCATTTGATTTTAATGATAAAGTTGCTAAAGATATCATGATTGACCGAACTCAATTGACTGTTATGGATATTAATACCAGTGTTAAAAACGCTATTGGTACATACCTACAAACTAAATATAGCAGAATTCCAATCGTTGAAAATAATAACAAGGATAATATTTTAGGTTATGTTTACTGTTACGATATGATTCGCCAATCAAGAGTTAATAATGATATTAAAGTAAAACGTCTATTAAGAGACATTACAACGGTTCCAGAAAACATGAAAATTACTGAAGTTCTCCAAAAAATGATTACAATGAGAACTCCAATCGTTGTTGTTGTTGATGAATATGGTGGAACTTCAGGCATCATTACTGATAAAGATATTTATGAAGAACTATTCGGTACAGTAAGGGATGAAATTGATCCTGCAACTAATGAATATGTTTTCAAACAACCTAAGGGAACTTATCAAGTAAGTGGTAAAATGACTACTTATGATTTTGAACGTTATTTCAAAACTGAAATTAAAGATTTTAGTCGATCTGATAGTGTCACCCTTTCTGGTTACTTCATAGATAATAATCCTGAAATGAAGATTGATAAAGGTACTGAATTCCATATTGATAACTTTAAATTTAAAGTACTTCACTTTGAAAATTCATTTATTGATTTATTTGAGGTTAACATTAATGATGATGAAGTAAAAAAAGAAGATCATGACAATAAATAATAATTGTTAATAAAAATCTGTTAGAATTAATTTCTAACAGATTTTTTTATTTAGAAAGGAAGTTTCAAACTTGAAAACCATACGCATTCTTTATATTTCAATTGCTGGTAACACTCGTAATTTTGTAAACAATCTAATTGAATTTTCTAAAAAAGTAAATGAAGATGATGAAAACAGTCCATTAATTGAAGCTACTGAAATTTCAGATCAAACTGATTTTGATCATGAAAATAGTAACTTTTTTGCATTTGTCCCCACCTATTTAGATGGTGGTAATGGCATTGATAATGGTGTTAAAGAAATGATGACAAATGCTCTAGGTGAATATATTGCCTACGATGACAATCAAAATTACTGTATTGGCGTAGTTGGTTCAGGTAATAAAAATTTCAACGAGCAATATTGTTTATCGGCTAAAAGATATGCAGAATCATTTGATTGTCCATTTGTTGGTGATTTTGAACTACGTGGCAATGATAGTGATGTATCTAGAATTTATGAACTACTAAAGCAAATTACTTTAAACGATAAAAATTAAATGCTAACATTTTTTTATTAAAGTAAGGAGTAATTAATATGGAAAATAATGAAGTGTTAAATACGATTAATAGCCATCGTAGTATCAGAAAATTTACTAAACAAAAACTAACTAGCGATGAGATTGAAAAATTAATTCAAGCTGCTAGTAGAACCTCAAATAGTATGAGTGAACAACAATATTCAATTATTAGTGTAACTGATCCTAAAAAATTAGCTAAATTGGGGGAAATTACACTTCATCATTTACCAGATAATGCCGGACACTTTTTACTGTTTATTGCTGATCAACACCGAAATGCAGAAATCATCAAGCATCATAATCCCGATGCAAACTTAGAAGCATTACATTCTGCTGATAAGTTCTTAGCATCAGTGCATGATGTTGATTTAAGTGTCCAATCCACATTACTTGCCGCTGAAAGTATGGGCCTTGGTGGTACGATTATGGGTAGCATTTACAATAATCCTAAAGAAATCATTAAAATGTTTAACTTACCTAAATTAACTTTTCCAGTTTTAGGTTTAGCAATTGGTCATCCAGATGAAAAGCCAGATTTAAAACCACGTATTAATACTGAATTAATGCATTCTGAAAACACCTATAAAGAACCTGATATGGACTTGGTTAAAAAATTTGATAAAAAAATTAATCAATACTACAAAAGCCGTAATAAGAATCAACGCGATACTAACTTCTTCAAAAATATTTGGAGCGATATATCTAAGGGCGATTATCGAAAAGATTTACTTCCAACAATTAAAGAACAAGGCTTTCTAATTAATTAAAAAGTCGGACTTATAATAGTCCGACTTTTTTTACGCTATTTTTTTATTTTTAAAAATTACAATGATTAAAGTTAAAACAATAATTGAAGCGGTAAAGATAAATAATGCATTATACCCTAAATATTCAACAAAGAAGCCTCCATATAATGGACTAACTGCTCGACCCGCTGACATTAGAGCATTGAATACTCCTTGATATTTTCCTTTTTCGGATTTGCTAGATAATTGATCAATCCAAGCCGGAACATCTGGTAATCCAATCATTTCACCAAATGTTAAGAAAATCATTATTGTTAAGAAACCAGCATAATTTTTAGCAAAAATTAGTCCATAAAATGAAATCGCAAAAATAATAATTCCAATAAACACTTGGGTAGATATCTTTGCATTAATTTTTTTGCTTAAATAATTAATCAATGGTTGTCCAATCACGATCATTAGACCATTAACAGTCCAAAGGCTAGAATAACTTTCGAATGAAATTCCCATGTTGACCATATGAACAGACATAACACTTTCCCATAAGGTATAACTTAGATATACACCAAAAATCATAATACAAATTGGATAAATCAGTTTAGTAACTGAATTTTTAACTGACTCAACTTCCTTATGATCGGATGCAACATATTGTTGCTCATTAAAATCAACATTGAAATAAAAGAACGTCATTAACCACAATGCAACATAGAAAATACTTGCTGCGATGAAAACAATTGCAATTCCGTATTTTAAAAGATATCCAACCATCGCAGTTCCAATTACAACTCCTAAATTAAGACCAATATATAGAAGATTAAAAACTGAACGAACATCCCGATCTTTTACGGTTGTTGCATATGAATTTAACAATGTCAGATTAATTCCATCACCAAATCCTAAAAAGATTAATAAAACGGCAAACGTTGGCCAACCATTGAAAAAGATTAATAATAAAATGGCGATTGATGAAATACTAATTCCTAACATCGATGCCTTGTAAGCTGACCAATGATCGAATAAAAAGCCACCCACATAATTACCAAGAATCATAAAACTAGACATTAATAATAGTGAAATTCCAGAAACCAGCAAAGATTTATGTAAGTAATCATTAATATACATAGTAACAAGAGGCCACATAAATGAAGCTCCTGAATTAAGTAATAATGAGTACATAAATATAAGTTTCATCCCTAGACTGTTTCTTTTTTTCATAATCACTCCCCCTATTATGTAATTTCACATTAGTTTCATTATAATGCTTTTAGTCTCCTCTCTTCTAAATAATTAGCTCACAATATCATTAATATTAATGATAAAGCGTTTTCATTTCTTTAATGAGCAGAGTTAAAAACACTTTTTTAATTTTAATTTGTGTTATATAATAATTGTGTATATAAAGTAAGATTTATTTCAATCTTACTTCGTTAAAATTTTATGTGAGGAGTGACGGTATTGGCAACAGCAACTCGTGCCTTGTTCATGCTTTTTGGTGCAACAGGTGACCTAGCTAAACGTAAACTATACCCTTCAATTTTTAATTTATATAAAAAAGGATATATTGATAATAAACATTTCGCATTAATTGGAACTGGTCGTCGTGAATGGAGTAATGATAAATTTCATGATGTCGTTTTCGAATCAGTAAAAGATAATGCTGAAAGTGAAGATCAAGCTAAAGATTTCGCTAGTCATTTTTACTACATGTCACATGATGTAACTAATCCTGAACATTATGATGCACTAAGTGAATATGCTAACAAATTAGATGCAGAATATGATGCTCAAGGCAATCGTATTTTCTACATCTCAATGGCTCCTAACTTCTTTGGTACTGTCGCTAAGAATTTAAAAGCACATAATTGCTTATCAAATAATGGTGGTTTCAACCGTTTGATTATTGAAAAGCCATTTGGTCGTGATTATGAATCTGCCGAAGAATTGAATAATGCGTTAGGTAAATCATTTAACGAAAATCAAGTTTATAGAATCGACCACTACTTAGGTAAGGAAATGGTCCAAAACATTATTGCATTACGTTTTGGTAACCCTCTTATTGAAGGTATGTGGAATAATAAATACATTAAAAACGTTCAAGTAACGCTCTCAGAAAAATTAGGAGTTGAAGAACGTGCTGGATACTATGATGGTGCTGGTGCCCTTCGTGATATGACCCAAAACCATACCATGCAAATGCTAAGTATTCTTACAATGGAAGAACCAGTTTCATTCAAGGATATTGATGTTCGCAGTGAAAAGATTCGTGCACTACGTA
Proteins encoded:
- a CDS encoding sensor histidine kinase, translating into MKERLLEHKQQLKLFIKELIGFAILFSLLGFIVYFFFQNSIYSNIDAGLYSQKKHIERNVHQGPLSIQPQNNPTPITPDKNAAFQTNIIVFDKSGKILNKNMLGQRSYGLLSRLTLDRFKINKAQDLTLISNDFTTHFRSLLIKVDQDNENPAYAGKYVLILQNTDSDLLALHSFVESLIITLLFFWIIAILIAYYLSKSSMKPIIKSWHKQKEFSANAAHELRTPLTVIQNQMEYLLTKPNDKVIEQIEPISTTLDESKHLKTLTQRLLTLARSDSNIIQSKKQKITLKPFFNNMIKPFFEITDSQKKVLLTDIQVDGIGNIDTDLFRQLFVILMDNAIKYTPQGGSVSVKISNTHNNLKMLISDTGNGISDDDKKRIFDRFYRTDKSRNSKTGGNGLGLSIAKWIVDQHHGKILVRDNHPTGTVFVVNINI
- a CDS encoding response regulator transcription factor, with protein sequence MEDLNILIVEDDEALANSVEKFLQPLGKTKVVNDGFDGQMLGQEGIYDVAILDLMLPEIGGYDILKHWRTVDEIDMPVLVLTAKDTLADKVHGFELGADDYLTKPFHREELIMRVKALLKRTGRIGNNNQLKYADFVIELSRHEVEYQGQKLMLNGKEYDLLVYFLQNPSTIITKDQIFDRLWGFDSETSLTVVEVYMSNLRKKIKQISGENPIKTLRNVGYMLEGEE
- a CDS encoding GtrA family protein is translated as MKSIKQFFKFGIIGIINTLLTYLIYTILWKPTSPTIAMAIGYGLTSLIGLTINKIWVFKSTNNLSHIAAKYYATYLFTWLLSITSTNLISSYSNLNKQLIPIIALIITIPTNFVLSKYWVFSKSKFKEAS
- a CDS encoding glycosyltransferase family 39 protein: MKKKFKIDWILTVILVVALVLYGYGTWKTGSANDFYTSAITSMTQSFKNFWYASFDPAGYITVDKPPVALWFMAISAKILGVSNFSVVLPSVLFGVGSVYLMYRLIKPKFGVTAGRIAALVITITPIFVADSRTNNMDTTLVYFLLLSIWMLQKAVDKKNLFWLMGSFATIGFSFNIKMLQAFMIVPAMLLFYWLSSQQTWKKKIFHTSLAMISLIVLTLSWPLSVDMTSANNRPYEGGSQHNSVMELAFGYNGTQRLLGQTTGTGGAFGGMGNKNSKNGKTSQPSQNKSRNKQMPPNIGKNNRMKMPTNGKRPGNMKQGHGGMNGGGGAFNIGTAGPLRLFQSSLGPQISWLLPFAIIGMIAAFIVYADPRRKWYQFTKKQKQVVLWTGWLIPVAGFFSVASFFHPYYTIMLAPAIAALSGIGLVAMLKALKLFNNKDLRFYLLPTAIITTAGLQAWYVSSYYIWLSVLILIVGITTSIGIIFIRSKKAIKSLIIAGLISIAVAPSFWSLTPTLAKESAAIPTAGPDLLSGGNNGGGIGSGSVNNQLLSYLQKNQGNAKYLFATADSGTAAPYIIKTKQSVMAMGGFNGTDPAMSLSKFKKLVKSGQIKYYLDAGKSGSGNNTIVNWIKKHAKKVNANKYGGNQNSNAQKMPGNMKSGNLPNNKRSNMMGGPQNSGNTLYDLSNIYK
- a CDS encoding glycosyltransferase family 2 protein, encoding METNQELISIVLPVFNEESGIQNTIEILQRFIAYQPEKYELIFVDDGSKDKSADIIKKQKEKYPTIKLIEFSRNFGHQLAITAGIKYAKGNAVIVMDADLQDPPSVIPNMIKKWHDGYDVVYGKRLVREGESIFKKFTAKMFYRLMKSISNIEIPLDTGDFRLMDAKVVKELNKLKEPEPFVRGLVSWVGFKQTSVQYERQERTAGESKYPLSKMIRLASDGITSFSAVPLKIMNYASIFSILIGFIYGLVKIFNHFSSVDFATCSMFILSGIIMFGLGTVGNYLFRTFDASKQRPQYIIANRYGFDYEKNKKYLKTLKQNNG
- a CDS encoding restriction endonuclease — its product is MKILNIIRRCLCILIFISMLTGIIEFKVSPFNLWITQLLSIFTSVCLIYVILPSNERKFLKTIIFNITGRKNFTFKVKYNQSTNLKYDDNNTSRLKRNVFFEKSNQYNQKISELINTKQKLEENIESMNAYKNKLNQEVTKINSVYQELHILQEQKKQNIDEISKLKEQKINIQKSTEYHEFIEYKAKNELKNIDELDGYQFEKYTYNLLNKLGFQQIKITKGSNDYGIDILAKNGETSYGFQCKLYSSPIGIKAIQEVSAGIEYYKCKKAVVITNSYFTPNAITAGKALEVDLWNRDKLLELLKEINE